ACATGATTTTGTCCGGCATGGTGGACAGCTTCAAGCTGGTTCCCATGGCGACTGTCCAGTTACACATTCAGAATGCAAATGAGCTGATTCGCATGAGTGCCGGGGCGTTTGTGATCGCCGTGAAAATAGCCAGCCCGGTAATGCTGGCACTTCTCCTTACAGATTGCGCACTCGGTGTGCTCTCGAGGACCGTCCCACAGATGAACATTTTCATAGTTGGCTTTCCACTGAAGATCATGATCGGCTTGTTCGTCGTGGGAATATCACTACCGATATTCGCATACATTTTTCAACAGAGTCTGATGAGGCTTCAGGACGGCCTCAGTCAGATGATAGTCTCGTTAGCGAGGTAACCATTGGCTGACCAGCCCGCACAGGAAAAAACCGAGCCGGCAACCCCGAGAAGGCGTCGTGAGGCGCGCAAAGAGGGAAAGGTCGCAAAATCGCAGGAATTGTCATCGCTGATGATACTCCTGTTCGGGCTAGCGACTATGTACTTCGCGATTCCCTTTTCGATTGGGCACATAAAGGAGCTTGCGATATTTGTGTTCTCCAACGCCGCTGAACACGCAGTAACTGCATCGAGCTTCAGCCTGTATTTCAAGCAGGGAATGATGACATTTGCAATCGCAACCGGTCCTATAGTCCTCGTTTTGGTCGTGATAGGCACCGTATCAAACGTCCTTCAGGTCGGTTTTGTCGTCAGCACAAAGCCTCTTGAGCCGAAGTTGGAGAAGCTTGACGTGTTCAAGGGCATAATGAAGCTTCTCTCAACCAAGTCACTTTTTGAACTTGGGAAAGACGTGTTCAAGCTGGCGCTCATCGGCGTTGTCGGGTATTACGCTGTTAGTTCAGAATTGAAGTTCGTGAATCAGCTTCCCGACATGTCTGTCTCTCAAGTGCTCAGCTTCATCGGAGCTGCAATGTTCCGTGTCGCACTCAAGTGCAGTCTGATGCTTGCGGTGTTGGCTGTAGCTGATTACGCCTTCCAGAAATGGGATTTTGAAAAATCGATAAGAATGACCAAGCAGGAGATAAAGGAAGAGATGAAACACACAGAAGGTGATCCCCTGGTCAAGAGCCGCATCCGCCACTTACAGCGGGATGCCGCATTCCGACGGATGATGTCCGACGTGCCGAAGGCTGATGTAGTGGTGACCAACCCGATTCATCTCGCCGTAGCGCTAAAATACGACACGGAGACTATGGATGCCCCTGTTGTCGTCGCCAAAGGACAAAGGCTCATAGCAGAACGCATAAAAGAAATCGCGAGGGAGCATGACATCCCCGTGATCGAGAATAGGCCATTGGCCCGCGCTTTGTTCAAGGCGTGTGATACCGGCATGCAGATTCCGGTGAGCCTATTCAGAGCGGTGGCTGAAGTGCTGGCATACGTTTACAGATTGAAGGGCGGATATTGATGCCATCAGCTCCGTCGACAACGAGCGGATTCGGTAAACACGCCGATATCTTCCTGGCGCTTGGCGTAATGTGTATCTTGATTGTACTCGTTATACCTGTGCCGCCGGCTCTTCTCGATGTGCTTCTGGCATTCAACATATCGTTTTCGATTATAGTACTGCTTACGACGCTCTATATCAATCGTCCGCTCGAACTCTCCGTGTTCCCCGGTATGCTGCTCGTTGTCACGCTGCTTAGACTATCACTCAACGTGGCATCGACGAGATTGATTCTGGGCGAGGCCTTCGCGGGCGACGTTATCAATGCATTCGGCACATTTGTTGTCAAAGGCAATTATGTCGTTGGTTTCATCGTATTCCTGATTCTGGTCGTTATCCAGTTTGTGGTCATCACTAAAGGAGCCGGCAGGATTTCCGAGGTGGCCGCGAGATTCACTCTCGATGCGATGCCCGGCAAACAGATGGCTATCGATGCTGATCTAAATGCGGGGTTGGTCACCGAAGCTGATGCACGTAGGCGACGAGAAGATATTTCCAAGGAGGCGGATTTCTACGGAGCTATGGATGGTGCCTCCAAATTCGTTCGCGGTGACGCCATTGCCGGAATACTGATTACGATCATTAATGTCATCGGTGGATTCATAATCGGCGTGCTCCAGAAAGGCATGCCGATCAAGGAAGCACTGACTACATATACACTGCTCTCTGTTGGTGATGGTCTTGTGTCGCAGGTCCCAGCGCTGATCATCGCAACATCGGCGGGACTTCTGGTGACGCGTGCAGCATCAAGCGCCAACCTCGGTTCGGAAATGAGCCGACAATTGTTGAGTCGTCCCAGGGCAATTCTCATAGCGTCCGGAATTCTTTTCTTCTTTGCACTCATGCCGGGTCTTCCATCGATTCCTTTCGGCATCCTCGGAATTCTCGTCGGAATCACCGGCATCACGCTCTCCAAGTCACAGCGAGAGGCGAAGAAGAATGCGCAGGGTGACACCGAAGTACAGCGTCCAGAACATGAAGAAACTCCCGAGGCGCAGGCTGAAGATTTCTTACGACTCGACACGCTGGAGCTGGAGATCGGTTACGGACTGATCCCCCTCGTCGATGTACAGCAGGAAGGTGATTTGCTGGCACGGGTCGGCATGATTCGCAAGCAGCTCGCACAGGAGCTTGGAATTATAGTACCTCCGATCAGGATTCGCGATAATGTCCAACTGAAGCCGAATCAGTACGAGTTGAAAGTAAAAGGCATCACGGTCGCTAAATACGAGTTGATGGTCGACCACCTTCTCGCGATCAATCCCGGCAATCTGAAAGATGATCTGGAAGGATTCAAGTCTGTTGACCCGGCCTTCGGACTGCAAGCGAAGTGGATCATAGCGAATCTCAAGGATCTTGCTGAAATGAAAGGCTTCACAGTCGTCGAGCCTGCTGCCGTAATCGCCACACATCTAACAGAAGTGGTGAAGGAACATGCTGCTGAAGTGCTCACCAGACAGGATGTTCAGAATCTGATCGACGGAGTCAAGAAGGATGCGCCGGCGGCGATCGATGGAGTCATTCCTGAGATCGTCTCACTCGGTGTGCTCCACAAAGTGATGCAAAACCTGCTTGAAGAGCGGGTTCCGATCAGAGACATGCAATCGATCCTCGAAGTAATAGCCGACTACGGCGAAGCCACCAAGGACCCGGATGTGTTGAGCGAATATTCACGACTTGCCCTGCGGAGGACAATCACGAACATGTTCCTCAATCCAGAGGGTAAGATCAATGTCTTCACACTCGATCCGAATATCGAAAAAATTCTGACTGACTCAGTGCAGGCGCAGAAGTCGGGGCTTACATTTGTTCTGCCCCCGGAGGTTTCGGAAAGAATATTGCAGAAGGTAACAGTCGAGGCAGAGAAGCTTGCCAGTGCCGGAGAAATTCCGCTCGCATTGGTTCCCGCCAATCTGAGACTCGCGTTGCGCAGGCTGTTGGCATCAGTCAGGCCGACGGTATCCGTACTCTCGTACAATGAGATTATACCGGAAATCGAAGTTTATTCAGTAGCCATAATAGGGTTGGGCGAAAATGCGAATTAGAAATTTCCAAGCGGAGACTGTCTCCGAAGCTCTGGGATTGGTCAAGAGGGAACTTGGTTCCGATGCGATCATCCTGAAGACGACCCCACTCGATGCACGCGATGGACGAAATCATCCCGGTGGAAGAGTCTTCCAGGTCACTGCCTGCGTGGATGATGGCACAATCTCATCGGGCGGAGTGGGGCATAACAATTCAAAGAGTGTCGAGAATGTTGCTTCTGCAGAAAGCATTTCTGAAGTAATGGACATTCTTAGAGAGCTTCAAAAAGATGTCAGATATCTTGCCTTCGCAGGCAAGACCTGCGCTGTCGGTGAGCGCATAAGCGAGCACCTGACTCCACACTACATAAACCTCGTCGACCAGGATATCGATGCGACATTGGCCGAGAGCATTCTTGCAGACATAGAAAAATCTGAGATCGACCTGACTGACGAGATATTGGTCCGCAGTGCGATAATCTCGGAGATCAGCGAAAGACTCACTGAGCCTGCCGACGTGAAGCTGTATGCAGGGAAGGCGACCAGCATCGCGCTGATTGGGCCTCCCGGCTCAGGGAAGAGTTCTCTGACAGCCAAGGTGGCGTCGCATTTCCTTTTCAAGAAGAAGACGAAAGTCACACTATCGACACTGGACGATTTCAAGCCATCCGCTTCGGATGAACTCAAGAGATTCGCCGATATTCTCAAAATACCGTGCGTATCGGGTGCACCGTCTCATCGCGATCTCGCATCAGCAGGTATCGTGCTGATCGATACTCCCGGTATCCCGGTAGGAGCGGTTTCAGAGCGAGACAGCATCTTAGAGAAACTCGATCGGCTTAGCGTAGATGAAATCTGGCTTGTTTTTCCTGCCTACTGTCGATGGCAGGATTTGCGAAGATGGCATAGTTTCTTCAAGCCAGTAGGAATAACGGCAACGGCACTAACATTTCTCGATCAGACTCATGTGTATGGTTCGGCTATTAACCTCTCGATTCTCGAGAAGGTCAGATTTTCTTTCTTCTCGACGGGCAGAGCCTCTGCCGCAGATTTGCAGGTCGCCAATATGAAGAATCTGGCTGGAAAGGTGGTCGGTACGATTGGGGTGCGCATATGACACAAACATCTGACATGAAAACCAGGCTGGCAGCCCTTTCTCGTCCACTCACTCTGACGGTGACTTCGGGTAAGGGAGGTGTCGGCAAGAGCGTTATTTCGCTTTCGTTAGCGGTCAAGCATGCTTTCGATGGCATCAGGACTCTTTTGATTGACGCTGATCTTGGACTCGGAAACCAGCACATACTGACCGGTCAGACGCCGGTGTTCACTATCGAAGATGTTCTTGCAGCCACTTGCAGGCTTGAAGAATCGATTCTCTCGATTTCGGAGAATTTCAGCCTTCTGCCGGCAGGTAGCGGGTTCAGCAATGCTGACTGGAGATTCGCGCACAGCGTGGAAGATAGCAGGACAATGCTGGAATGGCTGAAAGCAAATTTTGATTTGATAATTGTAGATAGTGGCGCGGGGATATCGTCGAAAGTTACGACCGTAGCCAGACTGTCCGATATAGTCCTGCTCGTGACAACACCCGACATCGCCGCGGTTGCAGATTCATATGCGGTTGCAAAGTACCTGCTAACGACTGACCCATCTGCCAGGATAGGAGTCACAGTCAACCGCGCAGATACAGATCAGGAAGGAAAACGCACATCGGAGAATCTTCGCCTGATGATGGAGAAGTTTCTCAAGCACAAGATTCCAGCTATGTCTCACATATGTGAGTACCGGGGTCTTCGGCCTATCGTGTTGAATCACAGTATCTTGACTGCTGGATTTGGCGATTCGCAGTGGAGCGACTCGATTGAGACGACTGCCCGGATGCTGACGACGTGCATTCCACCAGACCTAAGCCTATGGGCGAAAGCTCATTGGGGTGCGAGAGATCCACTCTCAGCACTAAATCTCAAATCAGAAAATGACGATATCATTAATATAGCTCCAGAGCCGACGGTGAAATCTGTCCAAGTTGAGGGCTCTCTGCTAACTTCAAGGAAGGACTCTCTATGAAGGCGAAGGAAGAAATCTGGGTGGCCTATCGCCAGACCGGCGATCCGGAAACCCGGGAACAGCTTCTGGTTAAGTATCTGCCTCTCGTGAAAAACGTGGCTGGCCGCATGGCTATGGGATTCCCGAAGTCAGTCGAACTTTCTGATCTTGTAAATACTGGAGTAATCGGTTTGATAGAGGCCTTCAGCAATTTCGATCCGGATCGTGGTGTGAAGTTTGAAACCTATGCAGTACCGCGTATCCGTGGTGCGATTCTCGATGAACTCAGAGCACTTGATTGGGTGCCGAGATCCACGCGAGCCAAGTCGCGCGAGATCGATAGAGCGCTCGTCAAACTTGAAAACGATCTTGGAAGAAATCCCAACAATGACGAACTCGCGGATCATCTGGATATCAGCTTGTCCGATCTGCACCATGCTCTCAGGGATGTGTCCGGCACTACAATACTCTCGCTCGACGAGATGATATACGGCGAAGAGGATAACAGACAGATTCCCCGCGTGGAGGCTGTCGAAGATCACTCTAGAGACAGCGTGATTGCCACTATCGAAAAGGATGAGTTGAGGGCATTTCTGGTTGTGGCGATATCGAATCTCTCTGAACAGGAGAAGCTTGTCATCGCGCTCTATTACTACGAGGAGTTGACGCTTAAGGAAATAGGCGAAGTAATGCAGATCTCCGAGTCTCGCGTATCTCAGATCCATACTAAATCGATCATGAAGCTTCGGGGTATGGTGAGGGAGAAGTTTGGACTATAGTCTTTTGAGGTATTTAGCATGGTTCGGCCAATTGACATAGCTGACCACATGGCCAAGACGCTGGCGGCTGAGAAGGTCAATCAGATTCAGAAGGCAGCACCAGACATGGATCAGCGGCAATTTGCCATGCAGCTCGAAAACAAGATGACTCAGAAACAGGAACAAACTGCACCACTGCCAAAGACGGACGAAGTGATTATTCACAGAGACAAGCAACAAAATGAGAAACAGAAAAAGAAAAGGGATATGAATAAGGATAAGAATAAGAAGCAATCGCAGCCTCACCTGGATGTGAAGGCTTAAGAGGGTGGGATGAGCAATTACCAAATATTGGAAATCGTATTGGATGGACTGTTTTTCGCAACAGTCGCCGCGATCGCTGTCATATTCGCGGTTATCCGCGAAAGGTCTGTCCGTGAAGCTCAGTCAGAGCAAGTGCCGAACCGCTCGATCGCATTCCCCAAAATCATGAATGACGTTGTCACATGCATGCCGACTTCAGCCGATCTCATCGAGAACACTGGCATGGGAGCGAGAGTAATCAACCGACTGACCGGTCCATCTGTTGGACACAATAGCAAGGACACAAGGCTGGCAGTCAGTTTAACCAGAGCGGAACGCGAGTTCATGTCAAGCATCATAGAAGAAGGATCTCGGCAGACAGCCTGAGGAAGGAATTCAAACATGACACATGATTCACCACTATACCTGCAGAAGATTGAATGCCCCGTATGCAAGACGGTGAATGAATTTGATACGATCAAAGTAGGCGCATACGTAGAGGGAGGGCGAGACACTGACTTTTGTCCCACAGAAATCAAGTGGAAAGACACAAGATATCAGAGATTCCATCCTCTGCTATACTTCATGGCTACTTGTTCGAGCTGCTTCTTCACAAGAGAATATACGGCCAAGTTTAAGGACTGGAAGAATGACACGGCGTTTAGAAACTATAAGCTAGCGCCAATGAAGCAGAAGCATGCGCTAATCCTTGCGGAAGACCAGAATGTCATCAAGATGCTCGGTGACAATATAGATATTCAGAAATGCCCTCATCAGACAGCGATAAACAAGCTACTTCTGGGAATATACGATGAGATGCTGTCCGATCGTCCGTCGGTACTTGATGTTGCAAGGTATTTCGTCAGAGTCGGCTGGATGTTCAGAGAATGCACCTCTCCCAAGTCCGAAGTCGAAAACATCTATTTCAGCTATGTATCCAACCTTGAGGATCACGTGAGGAATCTCGACAGCATATATAATAAGTTCGAAGACGTCCGTCTTAAACTTCACAATTCTGTAAAGAATCATCTAGAAGATACAGGGTTTACGACTGAAGCGATCTCCGGCGAATTACGTGAAGGATACAGCCAGGCTCTGGCATTCCTCTCAGGGGCAGGAGAGCGTCTCGAAGCTTCCGTTCGTCGCTTCCAGGAAATGATTCGCATCAGCACTGACAGCATTCAGATTGTCGGCGATGATGATGTGTTTGCGACGCCATACGGTGGCTACGATTCCTACCGTGAGTTCCTGAAGCAGTTGAGGACCAGTTGGGACTTCGTCCCTCTCAGCGAGCATGATGCGCTCAGGATGTCATTCAGATTCTACAAGAACGCTTATGAAGCGGGTCATCAGGTATCATCAGGAAATCAACAAATTCAAGTGGAGTACATACTTGGCGAGCTTTGCAGGAGACTTGGAACTCACGACGAGGCGAAAAAGTATTTCAATGCCGCAATCAGGAGTTCGCAGGAGTTTGTCTATCAGAACAAGGGAGATATGGCTCGAACTGCACTAGCGCGCAAGATTCTTGAATTAGCACTTGCACAGGGAAAGCTGAATCTTAAGGAAAGCGAAAAGGTCTGAGATAGATGCGTGCAGATAAGACAGGCACTGTAAAATTAGTCACCCCGGAATTGTCGATCTGGGACAAGCTTGAACTTGAGTTTCTGCTCGGGGGCAGGTCCGGGACATATCTGACGCGCATTGAGGGTTTCGAGGAAGAATGCCCCATAATTGCCCGACCGGAGTGGCTTAGCGGAGAGCCTCTATTCTGCGAAGGCTCTCCCTGTGGTGTAACCTACTTCGGTCCAGTATGTGCATACAGGTTCGCGAGCAAAGTGCTGCGGAGTTTCACGTCGAATCAGAGGGAGATGTACGTTCTTGCGGCACCGCGGAGTTTCGAGCGGATTCAGA
The genomic region above belongs to Candidatus Zixiibacteriota bacterium and contains:
- a CDS encoding FliA/WhiG family RNA polymerase sigma factor, whose amino-acid sequence is MKAKEEIWVAYRQTGDPETREQLLVKYLPLVKNVAGRMAMGFPKSVELSDLVNTGVIGLIEAFSNFDPDRGVKFETYAVPRIRGAILDELRALDWVPRSTRAKSREIDRALVKLENDLGRNPNNDELADHLDISLSDLHHALRDVSGTTILSLDEMIYGEEDNRQIPRVEAVEDHSRDSVIATIEKDELRAFLVVAISNLSEQEKLVIALYYYEELTLKEIGEVMQISESRVSQIHTKSIMKLRGMVREKFGL
- the flhA gene encoding flagellar biosynthesis protein FlhA — protein: MPSAPSTTSGFGKHADIFLALGVMCILIVLVIPVPPALLDVLLAFNISFSIIVLLTTLYINRPLELSVFPGMLLVVTLLRLSLNVASTRLILGEAFAGDVINAFGTFVVKGNYVVGFIVFLILVVIQFVVITKGAGRISEVAARFTLDAMPGKQMAIDADLNAGLVTEADARRRREDISKEADFYGAMDGASKFVRGDAIAGILITIINVIGGFIIGVLQKGMPIKEALTTYTLLSVGDGLVSQVPALIIATSAGLLVTRAASSANLGSEMSRQLLSRPRAILIASGILFFFALMPGLPSIPFGILGILVGITGITLSKSQREAKKNAQGDTEVQRPEHEETPEAQAEDFLRLDTLELEIGYGLIPLVDVQQEGDLLARVGMIRKQLAQELGIIVPPIRIRDNVQLKPNQYELKVKGITVAKYELMVDHLLAINPGNLKDDLEGFKSVDPAFGLQAKWIIANLKDLAEMKGFTVVEPAAVIATHLTEVVKEHAAEVLTRQDVQNLIDGVKKDAPAAIDGVIPEIVSLGVLHKVMQNLLEERVPIRDMQSILEVIADYGEATKDPDVLSEYSRLALRRTITNMFLNPEGKINVFTLDPNIEKILTDSVQAQKSGLTFVLPPEVSERILQKVTVEAEKLASAGEIPLALVPANLRLALRRLLASVRPTVSVLSYNEIIPEIEVYSVAIIGLGENAN
- the flhB gene encoding flagellar biosynthesis protein FlhB, which produces MADQPAQEKTEPATPRRRREARKEGKVAKSQELSSLMILLFGLATMYFAIPFSIGHIKELAIFVFSNAAEHAVTASSFSLYFKQGMMTFAIATGPIVLVLVVIGTVSNVLQVGFVVSTKPLEPKLEKLDVFKGIMKLLSTKSLFELGKDVFKLALIGVVGYYAVSSELKFVNQLPDMSVSQVLSFIGAAMFRVALKCSLMLAVLAVADYAFQKWDFEKSIRMTKQEIKEEMKHTEGDPLVKSRIRHLQRDAAFRRMMSDVPKADVVVTNPIHLAVALKYDTETMDAPVVVAKGQRLIAERIKEIAREHDIPVIENRPLARALFKACDTGMQIPVSLFRAVAEVLAYVYRLKGGY
- a CDS encoding DUF2225 domain-containing protein, yielding MTHDSPLYLQKIECPVCKTVNEFDTIKVGAYVEGGRDTDFCPTEIKWKDTRYQRFHPLLYFMATCSSCFFTREYTAKFKDWKNDTAFRNYKLAPMKQKHALILAEDQNVIKMLGDNIDIQKCPHQTAINKLLLGIYDEMLSDRPSVLDVARYFVRVGWMFRECTSPKSEVENIYFSYVSNLEDHVRNLDSIYNKFEDVRLKLHNSVKNHLEDTGFTTEAISGELREGYSQALAFLSGAGERLEASVRRFQEMIRISTDSIQIVGDDDVFATPYGGYDSYREFLKQLRTSWDFVPLSEHDALRMSFRFYKNAYEAGHQVSSGNQQIQVEYILGELCRRLGTHDEAKKYFNAAIRSSQEFVYQNKGDMARTALARKILELALAQGKLNLKESEKV
- a CDS encoding AAA family ATPase: MTQTSDMKTRLAALSRPLTLTVTSGKGGVGKSVISLSLAVKHAFDGIRTLLIDADLGLGNQHILTGQTPVFTIEDVLAATCRLEESILSISENFSLLPAGSGFSNADWRFAHSVEDSRTMLEWLKANFDLIIVDSGAGISSKVTTVARLSDIVLLVTTPDIAAVADSYAVAKYLLTTDPSARIGVTVNRADTDQEGKRTSENLRLMMEKFLKHKIPAMSHICEYRGLRPIVLNHSILTAGFGDSQWSDSIETTARMLTTCIPPDLSLWAKAHWGARDPLSALNLKSENDDIINIAPEPTVKSVQVEGSLLTSRKDSL
- a CDS encoding 50S ribosome-binding GTPase; translation: MRIRNFQAETVSEALGLVKRELGSDAIILKTTPLDARDGRNHPGGRVFQVTACVDDGTISSGGVGHNNSKSVENVASAESISEVMDILRELQKDVRYLAFAGKTCAVGERISEHLTPHYINLVDQDIDATLAESILADIEKSEIDLTDEILVRSAIISEISERLTEPADVKLYAGKATSIALIGPPGSGKSSLTAKVASHFLFKKKTKVTLSTLDDFKPSASDELKRFADILKIPCVSGAPSHRDLASAGIVLIDTPGIPVGAVSERDSILEKLDRLSVDEIWLVFPAYCRWQDLRRWHSFFKPVGITATALTFLDQTHVYGSAINLSILEKVRFSFFSTGRASAADLQVANMKNLAGKVVGTIGVRI